The proteins below come from a single Gimesia alba genomic window:
- a CDS encoding DUF1501 domain-containing protein, which yields MSSPHMNRRTFLGDTGMGMTGMALTSLLFQNGELQASESGSGRHLAPRAKSVIWIFLIGGLSHLESFDPKPALNKYAGKSIDETPFGDAVLNKDKINKVLLDPSKQKRKIYKSLMPLQTGFKKYGESGLEISDWFPHMGSCADDLTLVRSMWTIDNNHGAQLTYHTGRKITEGAFPTVGSWVSYGLGSGNQNLPHYVVLGNPSADCCGAAWTHGSAYLGPEHAGVRMKVDAKQPLSFVRSADERLTSAEQKKMFGLLGKLNRQTGIQYPDDQYLQARIKSYELAFQMQSTVPEVMQFQEETESVQNLYGLNDKVTKDFGEKCLAARRLTEQGVRFIQLFHGYRGNAGAWDSHRDIKRLHSKLAAQVDQPIAGLIKDLKLRGLLDETMVVIGSEFGRTPGAEHREGNSTVQGSGRDHHPHGFSVAMAGGGIKGGHIHGATDELGFHAVEDRHYVTDLHATVLHQMGLDTTQLNYPGRQRLERDYGAVIHDILS from the coding sequence ATGTCATCGCCTCACATGAACCGTCGGACGTTTCTGGGAGATACCGGTATGGGTATGACCGGTATGGCGTTGACATCGCTGTTGTTTCAGAATGGGGAATTGCAAGCTTCGGAATCCGGATCAGGCCGCCATCTGGCACCGCGAGCGAAATCGGTGATCTGGATCTTTCTGATTGGAGGCTTGAGCCATCTGGAGAGTTTTGATCCCAAGCCGGCGCTCAACAAATACGCGGGCAAGTCGATCGATGAAACGCCGTTCGGAGATGCGGTCCTCAATAAAGACAAGATTAACAAAGTATTGCTAGATCCCTCGAAGCAGAAACGAAAAATCTATAAATCACTGATGCCGCTACAGACCGGCTTCAAAAAATATGGCGAGAGCGGATTAGAAATCAGCGACTGGTTCCCCCACATGGGTTCCTGTGCCGACGATCTGACGCTGGTCCGTTCGATGTGGACGATTGATAATAATCATGGTGCCCAGTTGACTTACCATACCGGCCGGAAAATCACCGAAGGGGCGTTTCCTACGGTTGGCTCGTGGGTCAGTTATGGACTCGGTTCGGGTAATCAAAATCTGCCGCATTATGTGGTGCTCGGAAATCCCAGTGCCGATTGTTGCGGTGCTGCCTGGACGCACGGCTCTGCTTATTTAGGACCGGAGCATGCAGGCGTGCGGATGAAAGTCGACGCAAAACAACCGCTGTCCTTCGTGCGTTCGGCTGATGAAAGGCTGACTTCGGCCGAACAAAAGAAAATGTTTGGTCTCTTAGGAAAATTGAATCGGCAAACCGGAATTCAATACCCGGACGATCAATATCTGCAGGCGCGGATCAAATCGTACGAACTGGCATTTCAGATGCAATCCACGGTTCCGGAAGTCATGCAATTTCAGGAAGAAACCGAGTCGGTTCAAAACCTGTACGGTCTGAATGATAAAGTCACGAAAGACTTTGGTGAGAAGTGTCTGGCTGCACGTCGTCTGACGGAGCAGGGCGTGCGGTTTATTCAGTTGTTCCACGGTTATCGTGGCAACGCCGGGGCCTGGGATTCGCATCGAGACATCAAGCGGCTGCATTCGAAACTTGCAGCGCAGGTCGATCAACCGATCGCCGGACTCATTAAAGATTTGAAACTGCGTGGTCTGCTGGATGAGACGATGGTGGTGATCGGATCGGAATTCGGACGCACCCCCGGAGCCGAGCACCGCGAAGGAAACAGTACCGTGCAGGGCTCGGGACGCGATCATCACCCGCACGGTTTCAGTGTGGCGATGGCCGGGGGCGGCATTAAGGGAGGCCACATTCATGGGGCCACCGATGAACTCGGTTTTCATGCCGTTGAAGATCGTCACTATGTGACCGACCTGCATGCGACGGTGTTGCATCAGATGGGCCTCGATACGACGCAACTAAACTATCCGGGCCGACAACGGCTGGAACGGGATTACGGGGCCGTGATTCACGATATTCTGAGCTAG
- a CDS encoding transposase, whose translation MIFVDRHGTPVAIDTESARRSEVKLIEPLLEKITLQNRQPERLVYDKAADSDSLRKRLMEKNIDLICPHRKSRVKPPTQDGRKLPRFKRRWIVERSIAWLHNYRRIVTRWEYHDYLYESFVILGCLFTLLKRF comes from the coding sequence ATGATTTTTGTCGATCGTCACGGGACACCTGTGGCGATCGACACAGAATCGGCCCGTCGTAGCGAAGTCAAGCTGATCGAACCGCTGCTTGAAAAAATCACATTGCAAAATCGACAACCCGAGCGACTTGTTTATGACAAAGCCGCCGATTCGGACTCGTTGCGCAAACGGCTGATGGAAAAGAATATCGATCTGATCTGCCCGCATCGAAAATCGAGAGTCAAACCGCCGACGCAAGATGGTCGAAAGCTTCCACGCTTCAAACGACGTTGGATTGTGGAACGCAGTATTGCCTGGCTCCACAACTATCGTCGCATTGTCACGCGCTGGGAATATCACGATTACCTCTACGAAAGCTTTGTAATTCTTGGGTGTTTATTTACACTATTAAAAAGGTTTTGA
- a CDS encoding DUF1549 and DUF1553 domain-containing protein, with translation MNGLNKRVICVLLLVSGWGICTPAWANPANRRAFTRYFGNYLSKNLNSCGVCHVGAHAEGAESLDDFPHNPFGTQLRLEGEKLSEANRDPEIALRLKLLADQDADGDGFSNLQEILVGTAPGDKTKYPDAAAVQKLKTLTAEFSEYQNRYAWKPFKPVKRPEVPLIKDADWARNPIDHFIAAGHEQKGLKRAGEAAASILLRRVSLDLIGLNPTPEEIRAFLKESETNPRAYEEAVDRLLAHPAYGERWGRHWMDVWRYSDWAGYKEALRVSQRHIWHWRDWIIESLNADKGYDQMVVEMLAADELKPDDWDTLRATGFLARNYHAVRDQWMDDVVKHTSQAFLGITVGCAKCHDHMYDPIKQDEYYQMRAVFETYHVRTDRVEGVLDTSENGIPRAYDKSVTAKTWFFEKGDERRPVKDKSIPPGVPKFLGGAYEVQPVSLPLVASQPARRDFVKQDFLAQMRGAMEQAKQPEQRLAAESALAVLEAQFAIEEMEAAGDKKSDAWKTAAKELVQLQREAALKDAQWKLMSAVEKQEQAKQTLAKAEKGKKKSAISKAKQQLKKADQAHKAAEKSLKKAEEAAQAKVTTKYTPRKQPTYPKQSSGRRLAFARWLTDKNNPLTARVAMNHIWLRHFGQPIVPTVNEFGGNGREPTHPALLDWLAAELMKRNWSMKEMHRLIVTSATYRMAGTGSKANSKIDPDNLYLWKKSARRMEGEIVRDNLLSIPGRLDPQLGGPDISNEQAQDSRRKSIYLRHAHEKLVEFVQIFDGPSVSECYMRETSVQPHQALALANSKLSFLASEALTAKIEQQTTGDVDAFIEEAFLSIISRLPNAEEKKLCREFLFDGTEGGQGTPSQDQFQKLITVLFNHNDFVTIR, from the coding sequence ATGAACGGATTGAACAAACGAGTGATTTGTGTGCTGCTTCTGGTCTCAGGATGGGGAATCTGCACTCCCGCCTGGGCGAATCCAGCGAACCGCCGTGCGTTTACCCGCTACTTCGGCAATTATCTTTCTAAGAACCTGAATTCGTGCGGCGTCTGTCACGTGGGGGCCCATGCCGAAGGGGCTGAGTCGCTGGATGACTTTCCGCACAATCCGTTTGGAACGCAGTTGCGGCTCGAAGGGGAAAAACTGAGCGAAGCGAATCGCGATCCCGAGATCGCGCTGCGGCTGAAATTGCTCGCCGACCAGGATGCCGACGGAGACGGCTTTTCCAATCTGCAGGAAATTCTGGTCGGAACGGCTCCCGGTGACAAAACCAAATATCCCGATGCGGCGGCAGTTCAAAAGCTGAAGACGTTGACCGCTGAATTCAGCGAGTATCAAAATCGTTATGCCTGGAAACCGTTCAAACCGGTGAAACGCCCTGAAGTACCGCTAATCAAAGATGCGGACTGGGCACGGAATCCCATCGACCATTTCATCGCCGCCGGTCACGAACAGAAAGGCCTGAAACGAGCCGGTGAAGCGGCGGCATCAATTTTGTTAAGACGCGTTTCTCTGGATCTGATCGGATTGAATCCGACGCCGGAAGAAATTCGTGCGTTTCTCAAAGAGAGCGAAACGAATCCACGGGCCTACGAAGAGGCAGTGGATCGGTTGCTCGCGCATCCCGCTTACGGCGAGCGCTGGGGACGCCACTGGATGGATGTCTGGCGGTACAGCGACTGGGCCGGTTATAAAGAGGCGCTCCGGGTGAGCCAGCGGCATATCTGGCATTGGCGGGATTGGATTATTGAATCGTTGAATGCCGACAAGGGCTACGATCAGATGGTCGTCGAGATGCTGGCTGCGGACGAATTGAAACCCGACGACTGGGATACCTTGCGCGCAACCGGCTTTCTGGCACGCAACTATCACGCCGTCCGGGACCAGTGGATGGACGATGTGGTGAAGCATACCTCGCAGGCCTTTCTGGGGATTACCGTGGGCTGTGCGAAGTGCCACGATCATATGTACGATCCGATCAAGCAAGACGAGTACTATCAGATGCGTGCGGTGTTTGAAACTTATCATGTACGCACCGATCGCGTGGAAGGCGTGCTGGATACCTCCGAGAATGGGATTCCGCGGGCCTATGATAAATCGGTGACTGCCAAAACCTGGTTCTTCGAAAAAGGGGATGAGCGGCGGCCCGTCAAAGATAAAAGCATTCCCCCCGGGGTACCGAAGTTCCTGGGGGGCGCGTATGAAGTACAACCGGTTTCCCTGCCTCTGGTGGCCAGTCAACCGGCGCGACGGGACTTCGTCAAACAGGACTTCCTGGCCCAGATGCGTGGTGCGATGGAGCAGGCAAAGCAGCCGGAACAGCGTCTGGCTGCCGAGAGTGCGCTCGCCGTCTTAGAAGCGCAGTTTGCGATTGAAGAGATGGAAGCCGCGGGAGATAAGAAATCGGATGCGTGGAAGACCGCTGCCAAAGAGTTGGTGCAGTTACAGCGCGAGGCGGCGCTCAAGGACGCGCAATGGAAGTTGATGTCCGCGGTTGAGAAACAGGAGCAGGCGAAACAGACGCTGGCGAAGGCAGAAAAAGGAAAGAAAAAATCAGCCATCAGCAAAGCGAAACAACAACTCAAGAAAGCCGATCAAGCGCACAAGGCTGCAGAAAAAAGTCTGAAGAAAGCAGAAGAAGCGGCTCAGGCGAAAGTGACGACGAAGTACACGCCGCGCAAACAGCCGACGTATCCGAAACAGAGTTCGGGGCGTCGTCTGGCATTTGCCCGCTGGTTGACAGATAAGAACAACCCGCTGACTGCGCGGGTGGCGATGAATCATATCTGGCTGCGGCACTTCGGTCAGCCCATTGTCCCAACGGTAAATGAATTTGGCGGCAACGGACGCGAACCAACGCACCCGGCACTATTGGACTGGCTGGCTGCGGAACTGATGAAACGCAACTGGAGCATGAAAGAGATGCACCGGTTGATCGTCACCAGTGCGACTTACCGGATGGCGGGCACCGGTTCGAAAGCGAATTCCAAAATTGACCCGGATAATCTGTATCTCTGGAAAAAGTCAGCCCGCCGCATGGAAGGTGAGATCGTCCGCGATAATCTGCTGTCGATTCCCGGACGACTTGATCCGCAACTGGGGGGCCCGGATATCAGCAATGAACAGGCCCAGGATTCTCGCCGCAAGAGTATTTATTTGAGACACGCGCACGAAAAACTGGTCGAGTTCGTTCAAATCTTCGATGGGCCGAGTGTCTCAGAGTGTTATATGCGTGAGACGAGCGTCCAGCCGCACCAGGCGTTGGCGCTGGCAAACAGTAAGTTATCGTTTCTTGCCAGTGAAGCGTTGACGGCGAAAATCGAACAACAGACCACGGGCGATGTAGACGCCTTCATTGAGGAAGCGTTTCTGTCGATTATTTCCCGTCTGCCAAACGCGGAAGAAAAAAAGCTGTGTCGTGAATTTCTGTTTGATGGGACCGAGGGGGGCCAAGGGACGCCCTCTCAAGATCAGTTTCAGAAGTTGATTACCGTGCTGTTTAACCATAATGATTTCGTCACGATTCGCTAA
- a CDS encoding PSD1 and planctomycete cytochrome C domain-containing protein yields MRLSIVIAVCLCFRGAGAFAEAPVEFNRDIRPILSDKCFACHGPDEKTREADLRLDDREAALVDLGGHRAIVAGKAAESELMRRILATDESELMPPADHDKPLTKAEIELLRNWINQGAQYQQHWSLTPLVRPDIPAKTAAATVNPVDGFIQRKLKQEGFASSPTADPRTLVRRLSFDLTGLPPEPSVVAAFAADPSEEAYSRLVDQYLSSPHFGERMALYWLDLVRYADTLGYHGDQVQSVSPYRDYVINAFNSNKPFDQFTTEQLAGDLLPEATLWQKVASTYNRLNRASAEGGVQPKEYLAKYSADRVRTTGAVWLGSTLGCAECHDHKFDPFTTKDFYRFAAFFADIKEQGIVSGANHVAKLQVPTEAQAKRTQELDVSLKQAETEFAKTTPELQADRSRWEQEIKTGTDRWTVWKPKQVRSEGGAKLKVLEDGSVLASGKNPAKDVYVLDFSDSKLPDDKPFALRIELMPDKSLPQQGPGRAGNGNLVLNAVEMTVNDAPVKWQKATASHSQGNHSPEYVINGHKNGWAILPHIGKRQQMLLAGKLTEPKNGKPETEEFNTEEPAKKEDEKNTCEIRLVQNFVAGHNLGRFRISFSTNVDISKPEVSASEQLQELVTLPAEKRTAEQQKQIDTAFREATPLLSKERAQLAQLRKEKDQLEKSIVTTLATSATKPRTMRVLPRGNWMDDSGDIVEPGVPHFLSQIKVAENTRPTRLDLARWMTARENPLVARTFVNRLWMLMFGQGLARSVDDLGSQGEMPTHPELLDWLATEFVESGWDVKHMLRLMVTSHTYQQSSALPDALRERDPYNRLYARQSRWRLEAEMIRDNALALSGLLNEEIGGVSAKPYQPAGYWAQLNFPKRTYQQDNGPQQYRRGLYTHWQRTFLHPSLLAFDAPAREECTARRPRSNTPLQSLVLLNDPTFVESARVLATRVLKESPKSEFEARLNWLTQQTLMRAPRDDEKTLLKSLYEADLKLYQTQQAEAERILSVGLAKPSGDIDPAELAAWTSVARAVLNLHETITRY; encoded by the coding sequence ATGAGACTCAGTATAGTGATCGCTGTTTGCCTTTGTTTTCGGGGGGCTGGTGCATTTGCAGAGGCTCCCGTCGAGTTCAATCGCGACATACGTCCGATTCTGTCGGATAAATGTTTTGCCTGTCATGGACCGGACGAAAAGACGCGTGAAGCCGATCTGCGACTGGATGATCGTGAGGCGGCCCTCGTAGATTTAGGGGGGCATCGTGCGATTGTCGCAGGCAAGGCAGCAGAGAGTGAACTGATGCGGCGGATTCTCGCCACCGATGAGAGTGAATTGATGCCGCCCGCGGATCACGACAAGCCGCTTACCAAAGCCGAGATTGAACTGCTGCGAAACTGGATCAATCAGGGCGCACAATACCAGCAACACTGGTCGCTGACGCCGCTGGTGCGTCCGGATATTCCGGCAAAGACAGCCGCTGCGACAGTGAATCCCGTTGATGGCTTTATCCAGCGCAAACTGAAACAGGAAGGGTTTGCATCGAGTCCGACCGCTGATCCGCGCACCCTGGTACGGCGTCTCTCGTTTGATCTGACCGGTCTGCCACCAGAGCCGTCGGTGGTTGCCGCGTTTGCAGCAGATCCGAGCGAGGAAGCGTATTCCCGGTTGGTGGATCAATATTTGAGTTCACCCCATTTTGGCGAACGGATGGCGTTGTACTGGTTGGATCTGGTGCGATATGCGGATACGCTGGGCTACCACGGAGATCAGGTTCAGAGTGTCTCGCCTTACCGGGATTATGTAATCAACGCGTTCAACAGTAATAAACCTTTCGATCAATTTACAACCGAACAACTGGCCGGTGACTTGCTGCCCGAGGCGACTCTCTGGCAGAAAGTGGCATCCACTTATAACCGCTTGAATCGCGCTTCGGCGGAAGGGGGCGTTCAGCCCAAGGAATATCTGGCAAAGTACTCCGCGGACCGGGTGCGTACGACGGGCGCGGTCTGGCTCGGTTCAACGCTGGGCTGTGCGGAGTGCCACGATCATAAATTTGATCCATTTACGACAAAAGACTTTTATCGTTTCGCTGCCTTTTTTGCCGACATTAAAGAGCAGGGGATTGTGAGTGGTGCGAACCACGTCGCCAAACTTCAGGTGCCGACCGAAGCGCAGGCAAAACGCACGCAGGAGCTGGATGTCTCGCTCAAACAGGCGGAAACCGAATTTGCGAAAACGACTCCCGAGTTACAGGCGGACCGAAGCAGGTGGGAGCAGGAGATCAAGACAGGGACCGACCGCTGGACGGTCTGGAAGCCGAAGCAGGTCCGCTCGGAAGGGGGCGCGAAACTGAAAGTGCTGGAGGATGGTTCGGTGCTGGCGAGCGGGAAGAATCCCGCAAAAGATGTGTATGTCCTCGATTTCAGTGACAGTAAACTTCCAGACGACAAACCGTTCGCGCTGCGGATTGAACTCATGCCCGATAAATCTCTGCCTCAACAGGGGCCGGGACGTGCCGGCAATGGGAACCTGGTTCTGAATGCTGTGGAAATGACCGTCAATGATGCACCGGTAAAATGGCAGAAAGCGACGGCTTCCCATTCTCAAGGCAATCATTCACCCGAATATGTCATCAATGGGCATAAGAATGGCTGGGCGATTCTGCCACACATCGGAAAACGCCAGCAAATGCTTCTGGCAGGAAAGCTGACCGAGCCCAAAAACGGGAAGCCGGAAACAGAGGAGTTCAATACCGAAGAGCCTGCGAAGAAAGAGGACGAAAAGAACACCTGTGAAATTCGTCTGGTGCAGAATTTTGTCGCGGGTCATAACCTGGGACGTTTTCGGATTTCGTTTTCAACAAACGTCGATATCAGTAAACCGGAGGTTTCTGCTTCCGAACAGCTTCAGGAACTCGTTACACTTCCGGCTGAAAAACGGACAGCGGAACAGCAGAAGCAGATCGACACTGCGTTTCGTGAGGCGACGCCGTTATTGAGTAAAGAACGCGCACAGCTGGCACAGTTACGAAAAGAGAAAGATCAGTTAGAAAAAAGTATTGTGACGACATTAGCGACGTCGGCGACGAAGCCGCGCACGATGCGGGTGCTGCCTCGCGGTAACTGGATGGACGACTCGGGGGACATTGTTGAGCCGGGGGTGCCTCATTTTCTGTCGCAGATCAAAGTCGCTGAAAACACGCGTCCGACGCGATTGGATCTGGCACGCTGGATGACCGCACGCGAAAATCCGCTGGTCGCACGCACGTTTGTGAATCGACTGTGGATGCTGATGTTCGGTCAGGGGCTGGCACGTTCGGTGGATGACCTGGGTTCACAGGGAGAGATGCCGACGCATCCCGAACTGCTCGACTGGCTGGCGACCGAATTTGTGGAAAGCGGCTGGGATGTCAAGCACATGCTGCGATTGATGGTCACCTCGCACACGTATCAACAATCTTCGGCATTGCCAGACGCACTGCGCGAACGCGATCCTTATAACCGGCTCTATGCCCGACAGTCGCGCTGGCGGCTGGAAGCGGAAATGATTCGTGATAATGCACTCGCATTGAGCGGGCTGTTGAATGAGGAAATCGGGGGCGTGAGTGCCAAACCGTATCAGCCAGCCGGGTACTGGGCGCAATTGAATTTTCCCAAACGGACCTATCAGCAGGATAACGGCCCACAACAGTATCGACGTGGCTTATATACCCACTGGCAGCGGACGTTTCTTCATCCGAGTCTGCTGGCCTTTGATGCGCCGGCCCGTGAAGAATGTACGGCGCGGCGTCCCCGCTCAAATACGCCGCTACAGTCACTGGTGTTATTGAATGATCCGACGTTTGTTGAATCGGCACGCGTTTTGGCGACCCGCGTTCTGAAAGAAAGTCCAAAGTCGGAGTTTGAAGCACGATTGAACTGGCTCACGCAGCAGACATTAATGCGTGCGCCGCGTGACGATGAAAAAACATTGTTAAAGTCTCTGTATGAAGCAGACTTGAAACTTTACCAAACACAACAGGCAGAAGCGGAACGCATTTTGTCCGTCGGTCTGGCCAAACCGTCTGGCGACATCGATCCCGCTGAGCTGGCGGCCTGGACCAGCGTGGCGCGGGCGGTTCTGAACTTGCACGAAACGATCACACGATATTAA
- a CDS encoding transposase, translated as MYMTLVWWPKRKRVSTKTASRTERPVVLTDKQWSLVAKLFPWTPPSKKGGRPKAHPRDCLEGILWILVTGARWKDLPREYPSKATCHRRFQQWTIEGRLLSAWQIILERMDDAGQIDFSETFADGTFASAKKGVEELARLVVAKAQRS; from the coding sequence ATGTATATGACGCTGGTCTGGTGGCCCAAACGAAAACGGGTTTCCACAAAAACAGCGTCCAGGACGGAACGCCCGGTCGTTTTGACCGATAAACAATGGTCTTTAGTCGCAAAACTGTTTCCCTGGACTCCCCCTTCCAAAAAGGGAGGACGTCCAAAAGCCCATCCACGAGATTGCCTGGAAGGCATTCTCTGGATTTTGGTGACAGGAGCACGATGGAAAGATTTACCAAGAGAGTATCCCTCAAAAGCGACGTGCCATCGACGTTTCCAGCAATGGACGATCGAAGGGCGGCTCTTATCTGCCTGGCAAATCATCTTGGAACGAATGGATGATGCTGGCCAGATTGATTTCTCGGAAACCTTTGCTGATGGCACTTTTGCCTCGGCAAAAAAAGGGGTAGAAGAGTTGGCCCGACTCGTCGTGGCAAAGGCACAAAGGTCATGA
- a CDS encoding DUF1501 domain-containing protein: protein MFDFYSSRRSFLRQSALGIGPAALLSLLSRDASANDLGQGVISKPHFKPRVKRVIHLCMAGGPSHLETFDDKPTLREMHGKPMPESLTKGQQVAQLQGRELKCFAPQFDFTSFGESGQRICSQFPNIGSVADDLCIIRSMYTDQINHDPAHTLFNTGSSQAGRPSMGSWLLYGLGQECDNLPGYVVLTSVGKGGQAQPIAARQWHSGFLPSRFQGVQFQATGAPVLYLNRPEGVSMQQQRRLVDTVNQLNRGFDDLVHDPEIATRIGQYEMAFRMQTSVPGLMDLKNESKETMAAYGTEGGDGTYASNCLLARRLLERGVRFVQLYHRAWDHHGGIKRSIEITAKEVDQATAALIKDLKQRGLYDDTLIVFGGEFGRTPMAQGTGRDHHIKGFSMVLGGGAVQGGKSYGTTDDFGYAAAENPVHVRDFHATLLHLFGIDHKRFSYKFQGLDFRLTGVEEAHVVKEIIA from the coding sequence ATGTTTGACTTTTATTCTTCGCGACGCAGTTTTCTCCGTCAATCGGCACTGGGCATTGGACCGGCGGCTCTGTTGTCGCTGTTATCCCGCGATGCAAGTGCCAACGATCTCGGTCAGGGTGTGATTTCCAAGCCGCACTTTAAGCCGCGCGTCAAGCGGGTGATCCATCTCTGTATGGCGGGCGGGCCTTCGCACCTGGAAACGTTTGACGATAAACCGACGTTACGCGAGATGCATGGCAAGCCGATGCCGGAATCGCTGACGAAAGGGCAGCAGGTGGCGCAGCTGCAGGGGCGCGAGCTCAAATGTTTCGCACCACAGTTTGATTTTACCAGTTTCGGCGAAAGTGGCCAGCGGATCTGTTCACAGTTTCCCAACATCGGTTCGGTGGCCGACGACTTGTGCATCATTCGATCGATGTATACCGACCAGATTAACCATGATCCCGCGCATACGCTGTTTAATACCGGGTCTTCCCAGGCGGGCCGCCCGAGTATGGGTTCGTGGTTGTTGTACGGACTGGGACAGGAGTGCGATAATCTTCCCGGCTATGTCGTCTTGACCAGTGTGGGGAAAGGGGGGCAGGCTCAGCCGATCGCCGCACGTCAATGGCACAGTGGTTTTCTGCCTTCGCGTTTTCAGGGCGTTCAGTTTCAGGCCACCGGGGCGCCGGTGTTGTATCTGAATCGACCGGAGGGCGTCTCGATGCAGCAGCAGCGCCGGCTCGTGGATACGGTCAATCAGTTGAATCGGGGCTTCGATGATCTAGTGCACGATCCCGAAATCGCGACCCGCATCGGCCAATACGAAATGGCGTTTCGCATGCAGACCAGTGTGCCGGGTTTGATGGATCTGAAAAACGAATCGAAGGAAACGATGGCGGCCTATGGTACCGAAGGCGGCGATGGCACTTATGCCTCAAATTGTCTGCTTGCGCGAAGACTGCTCGAACGGGGCGTCCGCTTCGTGCAGCTCTATCACCGCGCCTGGGACCACCATGGCGGTATTAAACGTTCGATCGAGATCACCGCCAAAGAAGTCGATCAGGCCACCGCGGCTCTGATTAAAGATCTGAAACAGCGGGGCCTGTATGATGACACACTGATCGTCTTCGGCGGCGAATTCGGCAGAACGCCGATGGCTCAGGGGACCGGTCGCGATCATCATATCAAAGGCTTTTCCATGGTGCTGGGAGGCGGCGCCGTCCAAGGGGGTAAGAGTTATGGCACGACTGACGATTTCGGTTATGCGGCTGCAGAAAATCCGGTGCATGTGCGTGACTTTCATGCGACGTTGCTGCATCTGTTCGGCATCGATCACAAGCGGTTCAGTTACAAATTCCAGGGGCTCGATTTCCGGCTCACCGGTGTCGAAGAAGCTCACGTCGTCAAAGAAATTATTGCATAG